Proteins from one Streptomyces roseifaciens genomic window:
- a CDS encoding AfsR/SARP family transcriptional regulator, which produces MEFRLLGAVSVITEAGGLPLGPAKRRSLLAALLLRPNYPVPVDHLTAALWEQEPPLHARGVIQGHVSRLRALLISADAGAYGVELITQGTAYVLRMPTARLDAHRFEDLVAQAREQRGPAAAVTLYREALSLWQGPALADVCPSPPLQVAAQALEELRLAAVEQLAAGYAQLGEHGRAAAVLHAEAVAHPLRESLSAALVTALHRAGRRSEALDCFHRTRRLLADELGIGPGRELADAYAMALREEVDDAALETAASSRAATVHAVPLPPVTPATFRPGPADLLPRAPRGFHGRAQELVALSRAAEGEAPVCLVTGPAGVGKTALVVQWAHLNRAGFPGGRLYADLRGFGDTGEPTLAEVLREFLLALGVAPLRMPESANGAAALFRSLAADRELLVVLDNARDSEQVRPLLPGGPRCVTVVTSRYRLPGLIVTDAARPVPVDVLTPEDGTALLSGVLGAERVLAEPAAARRLAELCGGLPLALRVAGARLAHRPGWALSEMNAEMFDSTRRLSLLDVEDTGVRAALRLTVRQLPEHVARHFACLGRHPGTHFDRYATAALTRTDPATAEVTMERLVASHLVTETAPGRWTLHDLVRLYARTLDARPDALTRVLDHYIATALAAATVAEPGNEACVPLPPDFLAPVAVRTFTDRDDAMAWYTAERDDLILAAAAAHTAGLHSRTWRIGMLLWPLMARWVLDDWTPLLETALEAARAEADPAAESRVRALLGWVLTEEGRSDEARTCVEPAPALSARAGDLRGEATALVVLSWAQAALGDPEEAAEGCARAVELARKADDRYTERLALYHLARYRLDTGQWQAAFDTATAALAFEDLPGTVVASRVLLLTTTGEALLGLGDEPEGIRRLGMAAQEAENTGYDDGAVRALGVLLRVSADAGLQARYDAAVARLTTRR; this is translated from the coding sequence ATGGAATTCCGGTTGCTGGGAGCGGTGTCAGTCATCACCGAGGCCGGCGGTCTGCCGCTCGGCCCTGCCAAACGGCGCAGCCTGCTGGCCGCCCTGCTGTTGCGCCCCAATTACCCAGTGCCGGTCGACCATCTGACGGCCGCTCTGTGGGAACAGGAACCGCCGCTGCACGCCCGCGGCGTCATCCAGGGCCATGTGTCGCGGCTGCGGGCCCTGCTGATCAGTGCCGACGCCGGGGCATACGGCGTCGAGTTGATCACCCAGGGCACGGCCTATGTCCTGCGCATGCCGACAGCCCGGCTGGACGCGCACCGCTTCGAGGATCTGGTGGCTCAGGCCCGTGAGCAGCGCGGCCCGGCCGCGGCGGTGACGCTGTACCGGGAGGCGTTGTCGCTGTGGCAGGGGCCCGCGCTGGCCGACGTCTGTCCGAGCCCACCGCTGCAGGTCGCCGCGCAGGCGCTGGAGGAGCTCCGGCTGGCCGCGGTGGAGCAGCTGGCCGCGGGCTACGCGCAGTTGGGCGAGCATGGCCGGGCCGCCGCTGTCCTGCACGCCGAGGCGGTTGCCCACCCACTGCGTGAATCGCTGTCCGCCGCCCTCGTGACGGCGCTTCATAGGGCGGGTCGCCGGTCGGAGGCGCTCGACTGCTTCCACCGCACCCGGCGCCTGCTCGCCGACGAGCTGGGGATCGGCCCGGGCCGTGAGCTGGCGGACGCCTACGCGATGGCTCTGCGTGAGGAGGTCGACGACGCGGCGCTTGAGACAGCGGCCTCGTCCCGGGCTGCCACGGTGCACGCCGTGCCGCTCCCGCCCGTAACGCCGGCCACCTTCCGCCCCGGCCCGGCCGACCTGCTGCCGCGGGCACCGCGCGGCTTTCACGGGCGGGCACAGGAGCTGGTTGCCCTGTCCCGGGCCGCCGAGGGCGAGGCGCCCGTCTGCCTGGTCACCGGGCCCGCAGGGGTCGGGAAGACCGCGCTGGTGGTGCAGTGGGCCCACCTCAATCGCGCCGGCTTTCCCGGCGGCCGGCTCTACGCCGACCTGCGTGGCTTCGGCGATACGGGCGAGCCGACCCTCGCCGAAGTACTGCGCGAGTTCCTCCTGGCTCTGGGTGTCGCGCCGCTCCGGATGCCGGAGTCGGCGAACGGCGCGGCCGCGCTGTTCAGATCGCTCGCCGCCGACCGGGAGCTCCTCGTCGTCCTGGACAACGCGCGCGACTCCGAGCAGGTCAGACCGCTCCTGCCGGGCGGTCCCCGGTGCGTCACCGTCGTGACCAGCCGGTACCGGCTGCCGGGGCTGATCGTCACCGACGCCGCCCGGCCCGTTCCCGTGGACGTACTCACGCCGGAGGACGGCACCGCACTTCTCTCCGGGGTGCTCGGTGCGGAGCGGGTGCTTGCGGAGCCGGCGGCCGCGCGACGGCTGGCCGAGCTGTGCGGCGGGCTGCCCCTCGCACTGCGGGTGGCGGGAGCCAGGCTGGCGCACCGGCCGGGCTGGGCGTTGAGCGAGATGAACGCCGAGATGTTCGATTCGACCCGCAGGCTGAGCCTGCTGGACGTCGAGGACACCGGCGTACGCGCGGCCCTGCGACTGACCGTGCGACAGCTCCCCGAGCACGTCGCCCGTCACTTCGCCTGTCTCGGCCGCCACCCCGGTACGCACTTCGACCGGTACGCGACGGCAGCCCTGACACGAACGGACCCGGCCACCGCAGAGGTCACGATGGAACGCCTGGTCGCTTCGCACCTCGTCACGGAAACCGCGCCGGGACGCTGGACACTGCACGATCTGGTACGGCTCTACGCGCGGACTCTGGACGCCCGGCCCGATGCCCTCACGCGCGTGCTCGACCATTACATCGCCACCGCCCTCGCGGCGGCGACCGTGGCCGAACCCGGCAACGAGGCCTGCGTCCCGTTGCCTCCGGACTTCCTCGCGCCCGTGGCCGTGAGGACGTTCACGGACCGGGACGACGCCATGGCCTGGTACACGGCCGAGCGGGACGACCTCATACTGGCGGCGGCCGCCGCGCACACGGCCGGACTGCACAGCAGGACCTGGCGGATCGGCATGCTGTTGTGGCCGCTCATGGCGCGATGGGTGCTGGACGACTGGACCCCGCTCCTGGAGACCGCACTCGAGGCGGCACGGGCCGAGGCCGATCCGGCCGCCGAGTCGCGGGTACGGGCCCTGCTCGGCTGGGTACTGACCGAGGAAGGGCGCAGCGACGAGGCGCGGACGTGTGTGGAGCCCGCCCCCGCGCTCTCCGCTCGCGCAGGCGACCTGCGCGGCGAGGCGACCGCCTTGGTCGTCCTGTCCTGGGCGCAGGCCGCGCTGGGAGACCCGGAGGAGGCCGCGGAAGGCTGTGCACGGGCGGTGGAACTGGCCCGCAAGGCCGACGACCGGTACACCGAACGGCTGGCCCTGTATCACCTCGCCCGGTACCGGCTGGACACCGGGCAATGGCAGGCAGCCTTCGACACGGCGACCGCAGCCCTCGCCTTCGAGGACCTTCCCGGCACCGTGGTCGCGTCCCGGGTGCTGCTCCTCACGACGACGGGAGAGGCGCTGCTGGGGCTCGGTGACGAGCCCGAGGGCATCCGGCGGCTCGGCATGGCAGCGCAGGAGGCGGAGAACACCGGCTACGACGACGGGGCGGTACGAGCGCTCGGCGTGCTGCTGCGGGTATCGGCGGACGCGGGACTCCAGGCACGGTACGACGCGGCGGTGGCGCGGCTCACGACACGGAGGTGA
- a CDS encoding RICIN domain-containing protein: MNCDGNDDRNRNWFAVWTLEPHSDGSFGLRHYHTDQVMDVEHASTHQGARIMVHPEHHRDNQRFYIKRALSRPHLWVGCSICNFGTAGKTWWRTLSVRAPRNEYRMPDGARLVVGYTTQDHVVGWVPPGAHAGLWNPGNAGQSWTEPGRGLTVDPYHTGFINSENGWIDFRNGGKKPGTTRTAPSCRAARTSTTTRTTSTRAAASARSPTRDSAITSSSAPRTSPPTARAWNSRNGWNRGLRPCGMVGFFWTLSHTTWEF, from the coding sequence ATGAACTGTGACGGGAACGACGACAGGAACAGGAACTGGTTCGCCGTCTGGACGCTCGAACCGCACAGCGACGGATCGTTCGGCCTGCGCCACTACCACACCGACCAGGTGATGGACGTCGAGCACGCCAGCACCCACCAGGGTGCGAGGATCATGGTGCACCCCGAGCACCACAGGGACAACCAGCGGTTCTACATCAAACGGGCACTGAGCAGACCCCACCTGTGGGTGGGGTGTTCCATCTGCAATTTCGGCACCGCGGGCAAGACGTGGTGGCGCACGCTGAGCGTGCGCGCGCCGCGGAACGAGTACCGCATGCCCGACGGCGCCAGGCTGGTCGTCGGCTACACCACGCAGGACCATGTCGTCGGGTGGGTCCCGCCCGGCGCCCATGCCGGACTGTGGAATCCGGGCAACGCCGGCCAGAGCTGGACTGAGCCGGGGCGCGGGCTCACCGTCGATCCGTACCACACCGGGTTCATCAACTCCGAGAACGGCTGGATCGACTTCCGCAACGGCGGCAAGAAGCCCGGAACCACCCGAACAGCCCCTTCCTGCCGAGCAGCCAGAACGTCAACCACTACGCGTACTACATCGACCCGAGCGGCCGCGTCGGCCCGGTCGCCGACGCGCGATTCCGCGATCACCTCGTCCAGTGCACCGAGGACATCCCCACCAACGGCCCGCGCCTGGAATAGCCGGAACGGCTGGAACAGGGGGCTCCGGCCCTGCGGCATGGTGGGATTCTTCTGGACGCTCAGCCACACGACGTGGGAGTTCTAG